CGGTAGTGGTTTCGCTCCGATCTCAAAATGCAGATGTCGCCGAGCCCGACATTCGGCCCCTCCGACTCGATCACGAGGCCGGTAACCGCGACCACGCGCCCGCGGCGGCGCACGGCGGAGGCGCGCCGCACCCGCGCGCGCAATTCATCGACATAGGTTTCCATTGCGGAGGTCATGCGCCGGTCAGTTCGCTTTTCAGCGCCTCCAGTTTCGCGGCCCGCCGTCCGTCCACCACGCCGAAGCGGCTGCGCACCATGCAATCGCCCGGCGAGAGGGTTTCATCCACCGCCAGTTTCAGGCCCGGGTAACGCGTCTGCCATTCCGGCAGCACGCGCTCGAGCAGGGCGGCGTCCCGCGAGCCGACCACCAGCTCCAGATCCTCGGTTTCGGGATGAAGCTGTTCGAGAACTTCCTCGCAGACGCGCTTCACCACCTTGGCCGGCGGCACGAACTCGCCCAACAAACGCTGCCCCACTTCCAGGGCCAGCGGCGGCAGCGCCGAGCGGACTTGGGCCAGCAGGTCGTCGTTCAGGCTCGCGAGCTTGGCAAAGACGCCCG
This genomic stretch from Termitidicoccus mucosus harbors:
- a CDS encoding FliH/SctL family protein codes for the protein MASAAPCLIRFDRPLLDARESVGRAAAAARADATAASLAAAREEGMAEGARRERARAQVEIDALAARVRALETGVFAKLASLNDDLLAQVRSALPPLALEVGQRLLGEFVPPAKVVKRVCEEVLEQLHPETEDLELVVGSRDAALLERVLPEWQTRYPGLKLAVDETLSPGDCMVRSRFGVVDGRRAAKLEALKSELTGA